In Desulfovibrio sp. 86, the following proteins share a genomic window:
- a CDS encoding IS3 family transposase (programmed frameshift), with protein MSGTSAKTSSTVEIVNITPRRRWSVGEKVRLIEASMAPGQSVSLVARTYGVAPNLLYRWRKQMSEGGKTAIGANDEVVSVAEVKALKKRIRQLERVLGNKTLEVEILKEAVRIGREKKLNLAAALVRRGGFPVKRVTDALAVSRSNTYERSRSPRPRPERYSKAEDAFLLPLIVELLGGRQTYGYRRIQRLLNRQLVADGRTPVNHKRVYRIMRQNNLLLARFTGSQPDKAHTGKVSTLQRNQRWCSDGFEIACDNGERVRVIFALDTCDREVMAYAATTGGYSADMAQSVMLACVEKRFGDVKTLQPVEWLSDNGSCYTARETVTFAAALGIVSKFTPVRSPQSNGMAEALVKTFKRDYVFCNDRPDAETVMALLPCWFEDYNENAPHKALRMLSPREFIRSLQILECPV; from the exons ATGTCTGGAACTAGTGCTAAAACAAGTTCAACGGTGGAGATAGTAAACATAACGCCCCGTCGCCGTTGGTCTGTCGGCGAGAAAGTTCGCCTGATAGAGGCCAGCATGGCCCCAGGTCAGTCGGTTTCTCTGGTGGCACGAACGTATGGCGTTGCTCCCAATTTGCTTTACCGCTGGAGAAAGCAGATGAGTGAAGGCGGCAAAACAGCCATTGGAGCCAATGACGAGGTTGTCAGCGTTGCCGAAGTAAAGGCCCTGAAAAAGCGAATCCGTCAGTTGGAACGCGTCCTTGGCAACAAAACACTGGAAGTGGAAATCCTCAAAGAAGCTGTTCGCATTGGCCGCGAAAAAAAACTTA ATCTCGCGGCTGCCCTTGTCCGGCGTGGAGGATTTCCAGTGAAACGGGTCACAGACGCCCTGGCGGTGTCCCGATCCAACACCTATGAACGTAGCCGCAGCCCACGGCCTCGCCCGGAACGATACAGCAAAGCAGAAGACGCATTCCTTCTACCGCTGATCGTCGAACTTTTGGGCGGACGCCAGACCTACGGCTATCGGCGTATCCAGCGACTGCTTAATCGGCAACTGGTTGCCGATGGGCGCACTCCGGTCAACCATAAACGTGTGTACAGGATAATGAGGCAAAATAACCTGTTGCTGGCACGGTTTACTGGCAGCCAACCTGACAAGGCACACACGGGCAAGGTTTCCACACTACAAAGAAATCAGCGTTGGTGCTCTGACGGGTTTGAGATTGCCTGCGACAACGGTGAGCGGGTGCGCGTCATTTTTGCCCTGGATACTTGCGACCGAGAAGTTATGGCCTATGCCGCCACCACTGGCGGGTACAGTGCTGACATGGCGCAAAGCGTCATGCTGGCATGCGTTGAAAAGCGGTTTGGGGATGTCAAAACATTGCAGCCAGTTGAATGGCTCTCCGACAACGGCTCCTGCTACACGGCAAGAGAAACAGTAACGTTTGCCGCCGCCTTGGGCATCGTCAGCAAGTTTACTCCAGTTCGCAGCCCTCAAAGTAACGGTATGGCTGAAGCTCTCGTCAAAACATTCAAAAGGGATTACGTCTTCTGCAATGATCGACCGGATGCCGAAACTGTGATGGCGCTACTCCCTTGCTGGTTTGAAGACTATAATGAAAATGCCCCGCACAAGGCCCTGCGGATGCTCTCGCCTCGTGAGTTTATCCGTTCATTGCAAATCTTGGAGTGTCCGGTTTAG
- a CDS encoding M24 family metallopeptidase — protein MNHMYANRREKLRQAMRARGLDALLVSQAANRFYLSGFELHDPQYNESAGRLVITADGRDWLATDARYLDAATRLWDVERIFIYGGYAARDIHGLLRRCGGRIGVEAQGMSLAFARDLRQAGPGLYCEAADGLVEHLRRIKEPCEVAALEKSFSLNHKMLQWVESQLEPGRTEAQVSWLIERFFRENGASELAFANIVAVGKNAALPHAIPGEDVITDNCPVLIDVGCRVDSYCSDQTRTFWVGERPTDEFRRTYDLVRQAQTAAIESMRPGQPMRDAYGHARAVFEKAGTADAFTHGLGHGVGLETHEAPSLSPRSEGVLEPGMVVTVEPGLYYNKWGGVRWEYTVLVEEDGVRIL, from the coding sequence ATGAACCATATGTATGCCAACCGTCGCGAAAAATTGCGTCAGGCCATGCGGGCTCGCGGTCTGGATGCGCTGCTTGTCAGCCAGGCTGCCAACCGTTTTTATCTTTCGGGTTTTGAACTGCACGATCCGCAGTACAATGAAAGCGCCGGGCGGCTGGTCATCACCGCCGACGGGCGCGACTGGCTCGCCACGGACGCGCGCTATCTGGATGCCGCCACCCGTCTGTGGGATGTGGAACGCATTTTTATTTACGGCGGCTATGCGGCACGGGATATTCACGGACTGCTGCGGCGCTGCGGCGGGCGCATCGGCGTGGAGGCGCAGGGCATGAGCCTGGCCTTTGCCCGTGATCTGCGTCAGGCCGGGCCGGGCCTTTACTGCGAAGCCGCGGACGGTCTTGTGGAGCATTTGCGCCGCATCAAGGAGCCCTGCGAAGTGGCGGCTCTGGAAAAGTCTTTCAGCCTCAACCACAAGATGCTGCAATGGGTGGAAAGCCAGCTGGAACCGGGCCGCACGGAAGCCCAGGTCAGTTGGCTCATTGAACGCTTTTTCCGTGAAAACGGCGCTTCGGAACTGGCTTTTGCCAATATTGTGGCTGTGGGAAAAAATGCGGCCCTGCCCCACGCCATACCCGGCGAGGACGTCATCACGGACAACTGCCCTGTGCTCATTGACGTGGGTTGCCGCGTGGACAGCTATTGCTCTGACCAGACCCGCACCTTCTGGGTGGGCGAACGGCCCACGGACGAGTTCCGCCGCACCTATGATCTGGTACGTCAGGCGCAGACCGCCGCCATTGAATCCATGCGGCCCGGCCAGCCCATGCGCGACGCCTATGGGCACGCCCGCGCGGTGTTTGAAAAGGCCGGAACGGCAGACGCGTTCACCCACGGCCTGGGACACGGCGTGGGGCTTGAAACCCACGAGGCCCCCAGCCTTTCGCCGCGCTCAGAAGGCGTGCTTGAGCCGGGCATGGTGGTCACGGTGGAACCGGGCCTCTACTACAACAAGTGGGGCGGGGTGCGCTGGGAATATACCGTGCTGGTGGAAGAAGACGGCGTGCGCATTTTGTAA
- a CDS encoding iron-sulfur cluster-binding protein, whose amino-acid sequence MSQPTSCELSVLDLVPFGQTGNESRFFALRLTRPEWTKWRPGQFVMLRPQSFGLEIPWARPLGICHMTARHMICFFQVVGKGTRRMSELRPGEKVRVWGPLGNGFAIEPDTPTLLLAGGMGIVPFVGYVSEHPKPWNVSMLFGHREPISCYPVDSINEHVPLDSLRETVPGDLDNFIYSIQERMAEFAEQKGLVLACGPTPFMQTVQKFAAELGVRCQLSLENRMACGVGACLGCVSKTTENWPVPDKRGGQVQVCNHGPIFWSDQIEL is encoded by the coding sequence ATGTCGCAACCTACTTCATGCGAGCTGAGTGTTCTGGACCTCGTCCCCTTTGGGCAGACCGGCAACGAAAGCCGCTTCTTCGCACTGCGCCTTACCCGCCCTGAATGGACCAAATGGCGGCCCGGCCAGTTTGTCATGCTCCGCCCCCAGTCTTTCGGCCTTGAAATTCCCTGGGCGCGGCCCCTTGGCATATGCCATATGACGGCCCGGCACATGATCTGTTTTTTTCAGGTCGTGGGCAAGGGCACACGCCGCATGTCCGAACTGCGCCCCGGTGAAAAGGTTCGCGTATGGGGACCTCTGGGCAACGGCTTTGCCATTGAGCCCGACACGCCTACCCTGCTTCTGGCAGGGGGCATGGGCATTGTCCCCTTTGTGGGCTATGTGAGCGAACACCCCAAGCCCTGGAACGTCAGCATGCTTTTCGGCCACCGCGAGCCCATTAGCTGCTATCCCGTGGACAGCATCAATGAGCATGTGCCGCTGGACAGCCTGCGTGAAACCGTGCCCGGCGACCTGGACAACTTTATATATTCCATTCAGGAACGCATGGCCGAATTTGCCGAACAAAAGGGATTGGTGCTGGCCTGCGGGCCCACGCCCTTTATGCAGACAGTGCAAAAATTTGCCGCCGAGCTTGGCGTGCGTTGCCAGCTTTCTCTTGAAAACCGCATGGCCTGCGGCGTGGGCGCCTGCCTTGGCTGCGTGAGCAAAACCACTGAAAACTGGCCCGTGCCCGACAAACGTGGCGGGCAGGTGCAGGTGTGCAATCACGGCCCCATATTCTGGTCGGATCAGATTGAACTGTGA
- a CDS encoding dihydroorotate dehydrogenase — protein MDLSVTLNGQTHDLSLKNPILTASGTFGYGLEFATYGDLASLGGMVVKGLSLQAREGNPTPRIVETTAGMLNAVGLQNDGVDVFCSQKLPALPWQETPVIANIYASSVEDFGLLAARLNDEEGVAALEVNVSCPNVREGGIAFGQDPRMLAQVTAAVRGAAPDKHVMVKLSPNVTDIAVMARAAEEAGADSISCINTLLGMAVDLQRRRPSLANVVGGLSGPAIKPVALRCVWQVASAVKIPVVGVGGISCVEDVLEFILVGAHAVQVGTASFMRPDCAFDLVKELPAACERLGVSSLNELRGSLQLG, from the coding sequence ATGGATCTTTCCGTCACATTGAACGGGCAGACGCACGATCTGTCCCTCAAAAATCCCATACTTACGGCCTCCGGAACCTTTGGCTACGGCCTGGAGTTCGCCACCTACGGCGATCTTGCCAGCCTCGGCGGCATGGTGGTCAAGGGGCTTTCCCTCCAGGCCCGCGAAGGCAACCCCACCCCCCGCATCGTGGAAACCACGGCGGGCATGCTCAATGCCGTGGGTTTGCAGAATGACGGGGTCGATGTCTTTTGCTCGCAAAAGCTCCCTGCCCTGCCCTGGCAGGAAACGCCCGTTATCGCCAATATTTATGCAAGCTCTGTCGAAGATTTCGGCCTGCTGGCCGCCCGCCTCAACGATGAGGAAGGCGTGGCCGCGCTTGAGGTCAACGTGTCCTGCCCCAATGTGCGCGAAGGCGGCATAGCCTTTGGCCAGGATCCCCGGATGCTGGCGCAGGTGACAGCCGCCGTGCGCGGCGCAGCGCCGGACAAGCACGTCATGGTCAAGCTTTCGCCCAATGTCACCGACATTGCCGTCATGGCCCGTGCCGCTGAAGAAGCCGGCGCGGACAGCATCTCCTGCATCAACACGCTTCTCGGTATGGCCGTTGACCTGCAACGCCGTCGTCCGTCCCTGGCCAACGTGGTCGGCGGCCTTTCCGGCCCCGCCATCAAGCCCGTGGCCCTGCGCTGCGTATGGCAGGTCGCCAGCGCGGTAAAGATTCCCGTGGTGGGCGTGGGGGGCATCTCGTGCGTCGAGGACGTGCTGGAATTCATTTTGGTGGGCGCGCACGCCGTTCAGGTGGGCACCGCCAGCTTCATGCGGCCGGACTGCGCCTTTGATCTGGTGAAGGAGCTTCCCGCCGCCTGCGAACGCCTGGGCGTTTCTTCGCTGAACGAGCTGCGCGGCAGCCTGCAACTGGGCTGA
- a CDS encoding NAD-dependent epimerase/dehydratase family protein encodes MSTAGCAADMEQAGPACTEGSSEADFAAAGHLANVRVLLTGGTGFVGRHLLPQLLQAGARVTCLTRASSHTAGLPEGVAVAQADLGTGRGLAEALEGQDVVIHMAALLFGLGWQDYLRANARAAACLAEAIRQADGSAARRGQPGMQRLVLVSSQAATGPCGTAPGVDDHALPAPVSAYGWSKALSEQILGRALGDRMVTLRPPIIYGSGDKGLLPVFKGAMRGVAVSPGFGREFPVSAVHARDMGQAVICACRPDARGVYHLNDGQAHNMSDFCRAMGQAVDKALKRRRHEVHVIHMPLPIMALTAGLSSAFGIVADALLGRLPASFGGRLRRAPNWNLDKYREARQAGWLSDGSRIRRELGFTPCMSLEAGMVEAVEGYRREGWL; translated from the coding sequence ATGAGCACGGCAGGCTGCGCCGCAGATATGGAACAGGCTGGCCCCGCCTGCACCGAAGGCTCCAGCGAGGCGGATTTTGCCGCCGCCGGGCATCTTGCGAACGTGCGGGTGCTGCTTACGGGCGGCACGGGTTTTGTGGGCCGCCACCTGCTGCCGCAACTGCTGCAGGCAGGGGCGCGCGTCACCTGCCTCACGCGGGCAAGCTCACACACGGCGGGCCTGCCTGAAGGCGTGGCCGTGGCCCAGGCCGATCTCGGCACCGGGCGCGGCCTGGCTGAAGCCCTTGAGGGGCAGGATGTGGTCATCCACATGGCCGCCCTTCTTTTCGGGCTGGGCTGGCAGGACTATCTGCGCGCCAACGCACGCGCCGCCGCCTGCCTGGCCGAGGCCATCCGCCAGGCCGACGGCAGCGCCGCCAGGCGCGGCCAGCCGGGCATGCAAAGGCTGGTGCTGGTGTCCAGCCAGGCGGCCACCGGCCCCTGCGGCACGGCCCCGGGCGTGGACGACCATGCTTTGCCCGCGCCCGTGTCGGCCTATGGCTGGTCCAAGGCGCTGAGCGAACAGATTCTGGGCCGCGCCCTTGGCGACCGCATGGTCACCTTGCGCCCGCCCATCATTTACGGATCGGGCGACAAGGGCCTTTTGCCCGTCTTCAAGGGGGCCATGCGCGGCGTGGCCGTGAGCCCCGGCTTTGGGCGGGAATTTCCTGTCAGCGCCGTACACGCGCGCGACATGGGCCAGGCCGTCATATGCGCTTGCAGGCCCGACGCCCGGGGCGTCTACCACCTCAATGACGGGCAGGCGCACAACATGAGCGATTTTTGCCGCGCCATGGGCCAGGCCGTGGACAAGGCACTGAAACGCCGCAGGCACGAGGTGCATGTCATCCACATGCCTCTGCCCATTATGGCGCTCACGGCGGGGCTTTCATCCGCCTTCGGCATTGTTGCCGACGCCCTGCTGGGCAGGCTGCCCGCCTCCTTCGGCGGCCGTCTGCGCCGCGCGCCCAACTGGAACCTGGACAAATACCGCGAAGCCCGGCAAGCTGGCTGGCTGAGCGATGGCAGCCGCATTCGGCGAGAACTTGGCTTCACCCCCTGCATGAGCCTTGAGGCTGGCATGGTCGAAGCAGTGGAAGGCTACCGCCGTGAGGGCTGGTTGTGA
- a CDS encoding ABC-F family ATP-binding cassette domain-containing protein gives MKITIQELSKSFGGRDIFSNFSLEVDSGVRLCVCGPNGTGKSTFLRLLAGVDSADGGRVILPRGCRMGYVEQELSEEALNTPLLTYVLDVLHDWSDFWTQWEEAAADKDESRLTELMHRQSELESLYGYNPEHRAKAVLSGLGFAEHKWGRTLRELSGGWRERAKLARVLTAGADVLLLDEPTNHLDMEAVEWLESFLLDFKGALVFVAHDRRFMDTVGTHVLYLGLSRPVFRKATYTQFLTLQDEYNAQREREARALREDLDKKMAFVERFRAKATKARQAGSRQKMAKKLEKELEDYRPEPKRKELNFSWPEAPHSEKIVLAAADLDFHFGDGKVMWPPLTFTLYRGQRVALVGHNGCGKSTLLKLLAGTLERCGGNLATATQLRMGYYTQHQMETLRDDTTVLSEIRRLSDPRTTEEELMSVLGLFLLGQDYFDRQVGALSGGEKSRLVLASLFLKRCNFLLLDEPTNHLDLESREALVSALQKFTGTLLMVAHDRWLLSQVGAEAWELDRKGITVFPDFVAYDAERRARNAAAGAGGNGQGAQAQEAGSAGDAGQGLSREEQKRLKREQAERRNALHKELKPLQGKYDALEKELAKVLDEQGTVEGQLADPEIYADHARSSELLKTFEACKKRGEDLFEEMTALEERMDAVRGRWNTDD, from the coding sequence GTGAAAATAACGATTCAGGAACTTTCAAAATCTTTTGGCGGACGGGACATCTTCAGCAATTTTTCGCTGGAGGTGGATTCCGGTGTGCGCCTGTGCGTCTGTGGCCCCAACGGTACGGGCAAGTCCACGTTTTTGCGGCTGCTGGCCGGGGTGGACTCCGCTGACGGCGGGCGCGTCATTTTGCCGCGCGGCTGCCGCATGGGCTATGTGGAGCAGGAGCTTTCAGAAGAGGCGCTCAATACGCCGCTGCTCACCTACGTTCTGGACGTGCTGCACGACTGGAGCGACTTCTGGACGCAGTGGGAAGAAGCCGCCGCCGACAAGGACGAATCCCGCCTTACGGAACTCATGCACCGCCAGAGCGAGCTTGAGTCGCTCTACGGGTACAACCCGGAGCACAGGGCCAAGGCCGTGCTTTCGGGTCTGGGGTTCGCTGAGCACAAGTGGGGCCGAACCCTGCGCGAACTCTCCGGCGGCTGGCGCGAACGCGCCAAGCTGGCCCGCGTGCTCACCGCAGGGGCCGACGTGCTCTTGCTGGACGAACCCACCAACCACCTGGACATGGAAGCCGTGGAATGGCTGGAGTCCTTTTTGCTGGACTTCAAGGGCGCGCTGGTCTTCGTGGCCCACGACCGCCGTTTTATGGACACGGTGGGCACGCACGTGCTCTATCTGGGCCTCTCCCGCCCCGTGTTCCGCAAAGCCACCTACACCCAGTTTCTGACCCTGCAGGACGAGTACAACGCCCAGCGCGAGCGCGAAGCCCGCGCCCTCAGGGAAGACCTTGATAAAAAAATGGCCTTTGTGGAGCGTTTTCGCGCCAAGGCCACCAAGGCCCGTCAGGCTGGCTCACGTCAGAAGATGGCGAAAAAGCTTGAAAAAGAGCTTGAAGACTACAGGCCGGAACCCAAGCGCAAAGAGCTGAACTTTTCCTGGCCCGAAGCGCCGCACTCCGAAAAAATCGTTCTGGCGGCCGCTGATCTGGATTTTCATTTCGGCGACGGCAAAGTCATGTGGCCGCCCCTGACCTTTACCCTGTACCGTGGGCAGCGTGTTGCCCTCGTTGGGCACAACGGCTGCGGCAAATCCACCTTGCTCAAGCTGCTGGCGGGCACGCTGGAACGCTGCGGCGGCAATCTGGCCACGGCCACGCAACTGCGCATGGGCTACTATACCCAGCACCAGATGGAGACCCTGCGCGACGACACCACGGTGCTCAGCGAAATACGCCGTCTGTCCGACCCGCGCACCACGGAAGAAGAGCTCATGAGCGTGCTCGGCCTCTTTCTTCTGGGGCAGGACTATTTTGACAGGCAGGTGGGCGCGCTCTCCGGCGGTGAAAAAAGCCGCCTTGTGCTGGCGAGCCTGTTTCTGAAACGCTGCAACTTCCTGCTGCTGGACGAACCCACCAACCATCTGGACCTTGAAAGCCGCGAGGCGCTGGTGTCGGCCCTGCAAAAGTTCACGGGAACCCTGCTCATGGTCGCCCACGACCGCTGGCTGCTTTCGCAGGTGGGCGCGGAGGCCTGGGAGCTTGACAGAAAAGGCATTACGGTGTTTCCCGACTTTGTGGCCTATGACGCGGAACGCCGCGCGCGCAACGCTGCGGCGGGCGCGGGCGGCAACGGCCAGGGCGCGCAGGCGCAGGAAGCCGGATCAGCCGGGGACGCCGGCCAGGGCCTTTCGCGTGAGGAGCAAAAACGCCTCAAACGCGAACAGGCCGAAAGACGCAATGCCCTGCACAAGGAGCTCAAGCCCCTGCAAGGCAAGTATGACGCCCTGGAAAAAGAACTGGCCAAGGTGCTGGACGAACAGGGAACGGTTGAGGGCCAACTGGCCGACCCGGAAATTTACGCCGATCACGCGCGTTCCTCGGAACTGCTGAAAACCTTTGAGGCATGCAAAAAGCGCGGCGAAGACCTTTTTGAAGAAATGACCGCTCTTGAGGAGCGCATGGACGCCGTGCGCGGCCGGTGGAATACCGACGACTAG
- a CDS encoding (deoxy)nucleoside triphosphate pyrophosphohydrolase, which yields MEYTQTIDVAAGIIWRGGLFLAAQRPTNKIMEGYWEFPGGKLEGNESPEEALKRELAEELGIGVSEASYWQCVEHHYADRKLIVRLYFFHVTGFAGEPCPVEGQNLRWVSPDEAPDLGFLPADAGVLGQLLSLGKLH from the coding sequence ATGGAGTACACGCAAACAATTGATGTGGCAGCGGGCATAATCTGGCGCGGCGGACTTTTTCTTGCCGCCCAACGGCCCACCAACAAGATCATGGAAGGCTACTGGGAGTTTCCCGGCGGCAAGCTTGAGGGCAATGAAAGCCCGGAAGAAGCGCTTAAACGCGAACTGGCCGAAGAACTGGGCATAGGCGTCAGCGAGGCCAGCTACTGGCAGTGTGTTGAGCACCATTACGCGGATCGGAAGCTCATCGTACGCCTGTATTTTTTTCATGTTACCGGATTTGCGGGCGAACCCTGCCCCGTGGAAGGGCAGAATCTGCGCTGGGTCAGCCCGGACGAGGCCCCGGACCTGGGCTTTCTGCCCGCCGACGCGGGCGTACTCGGACAGCTTCTGTCCCTCGGCAAGCTCCACTAG
- the hemW gene encoding radical SAM family heme chaperone HemW yields the protein MLVYIHVPFCSTRCRYCAFFSNPLGRGVDPVSSPLVRDYVDTLFMEMAHWGDRLSGSTVESVFFGGGTPSLLPPRVIGHIMERLGRYFTLAPKAEVTLEANPESLRGGHRVTQYLEAGINRLSIGIQSLDDSMLRMLGRPHKAQDSLHAAFLAREAGCANINVDLMWGLPGQSVRQWLQTLKDVMRMSPDHISAYGLTVEPGTPLELDVEDGRLILPTERDQNIMFMEGAALLEQHGYLHYEISNFARMGFQCRHNMGYWEGEDYLGLGPSATSTIDGQRWTNPASQRAWDMRARDGSLGQEVEVLDAQTRVLELLMLRLRTSRGLQVKAYREMTGRDFVRDHQRLVQALHENGLIRIRNGYLRLTRSGMLVSNSILSNLFARTREVLKQGLAPGARPDVKPAVGTGAGSLGEAVLAEGAVGQVAGQSGDMMAGAAGSAAEAADAAAQDVVIPAGPLGHKRNARSSPEIRPVQWPKA from the coding sequence ATGCTCGTATATATCCACGTTCCCTTTTGCAGCACGCGTTGCCGCTACTGCGCCTTTTTTTCCAACCCTCTGGGGCGCGGGGTGGACCCTGTGTCATCGCCCTTGGTGCGCGACTATGTGGACACCCTGTTTATGGAGATGGCCCACTGGGGCGACCGTCTGAGCGGCAGCACGGTGGAGTCGGTATTTTTCGGGGGCGGCACGCCGAGTCTGCTGCCGCCGCGCGTCATCGGGCACATTATGGAACGCCTTGGCCGCTACTTCACACTGGCGCCCAAGGCCGAGGTGACGCTTGAGGCCAACCCCGAATCCCTGCGGGGCGGCCACCGCGTGACCCAGTATCTTGAAGCGGGCATCAACCGTCTTTCCATCGGCATTCAGAGTCTTGACGACAGCATGTTGCGCATGCTGGGGCGTCCGCACAAGGCTCAGGACAGTCTGCACGCGGCCTTTCTGGCGCGGGAGGCTGGCTGCGCCAACATCAACGTGGACCTCATGTGGGGCCTGCCGGGGCAGAGCGTGCGGCAGTGGCTGCAAACCCTCAAGGACGTCATGCGCATGAGCCCGGATCATATCTCGGCCTATGGCCTGACTGTGGAGCCGGGCACGCCTCTGGAACTGGACGTGGAGGACGGCCGCCTGATATTGCCCACGGAGCGCGACCAGAACATCATGTTTATGGAAGGCGCGGCCCTGCTGGAACAGCACGGCTACCTGCACTATGAGATCTCGAATTTCGCCCGCATGGGCTTTCAGTGCCGCCACAATATGGGCTACTGGGAAGGCGAGGACTATCTGGGCCTCGGGCCATCCGCCACATCGACCATAGACGGGCAGCGCTGGACCAACCCGGCCAGCCAGAGAGCCTGGGACATGCGCGCCCGCGACGGAAGCCTCGGGCAGGAAGTGGAAGTGCTTGATGCGCAGACGCGCGTGCTTGAACTGCTCATGCTGCGGCTACGCACGTCACGCGGGTTGCAGGTCAAAGCCTACCGGGAGATGACCGGGCGGGACTTTGTGCGCGATCACCAGCGCCTGGTGCAGGCCCTGCATGAAAACGGACTCATACGCATACGGAACGGGTATTTGCGGCTGACGCGCAGCGGCATGCTGGTGTCCAACTCCATTTTGAGCAATCTCTTTGCGCGCACGCGCGAAGTTCTCAAGCAGGGGCTGGCTCCCGGAGCACGTCCCGATGTGAAGCCCGCTGTCGGCACTGGCGCTGGCAGTCTTGGCGAGGCTGTACTGGCGGAAGGGGCCGTGGGCCAGGTGGCCGGACAGTCGGGAGATATGATGGCAGGGGCGGCAGGGTCGGCGGCGGAAGCGGCTGACGCAGCGGCGCAGGATGTTGTGATTCCCGCCGGGCCGCTGGGTCATAAAAGGAACGCCCGCAGCAGTCCGGAAATACGCCCGGTGCAGTGGCCCAAAGCCTGA
- a CDS encoding flavodoxin family protein yields MKALALNGSPRKNGNTATLLGKVLSPLIEAGWETELVQIGGQKIQGCRGCLKCAEKKNQRCVFDNDILNGVLEKMLAADALILGTPCYFTDMSAEMKALVDRAGFVAFVNGGLFQGKIGAAVVAVGRGGATHAFDSINHMFLMSRMLVPGSSYWNMGYGTNEKDVLNDSYGMENMNHLGRTIAWLGKATAPHLASFPA; encoded by the coding sequence ATGAAAGCACTGGCACTTAACGGAAGTCCGAGAAAAAATGGAAACACGGCTACATTGCTTGGAAAAGTTCTGTCGCCACTGATAGAGGCAGGATGGGAAACCGAGCTTGTGCAGATTGGCGGCCAAAAGATCCAGGGTTGCCGGGGCTGCCTGAAATGTGCGGAAAAGAAGAACCAGCGATGTGTGTTTGACAACGACATCCTCAACGGCGTTCTGGAAAAAATGCTCGCGGCGGACGCCTTGATTCTTGGCACGCCCTGCTATTTTACCGACATGAGCGCGGAGATGAAGGCGCTGGTTGACCGCGCCGGATTTGTGGCCTTTGTCAACGGCGGCCTGTTTCAGGGCAAGATAGGGGCCGCCGTGGTGGCCGTGGGCCGGGGCGGCGCAACGCACGCCTTTGACAGCATCAACCACATGTTCCTCATGTCGCGCATGCTCGTGCCGGGGTCGAGCTACTGGAACATGGGTTATGGCACCAATGAAAAAGACGTGCTCAACGACAGCTACGGTATGGAAAACATGAACCATCTTGGCCGCACCATAGCCTGGCTCGGCAAGGCGACAGCGCCGCATCTGGCGAGCTTTCCCGCATAG
- a CDS encoding winged helix-turn-helix transcriptional regulator, which produces MPEACQTKTLGNKPYRCGFELTLDLIGGKWKLLIIYFLAERPVLRFGELRRCLPEVSERMLVKQLRELEHDGIIHREAYGTVPPRVEYSLTPIGVSLIPIMRSLRAWGDGYDEKLRGLAKNPEKNAAAT; this is translated from the coding sequence ATGCCTGAGGCCTGCCAAACAAAAACACTGGGGAACAAGCCGTACCGCTGCGGCTTTGAGCTCACGCTTGACCTTATTGGCGGCAAATGGAAGCTCCTTATCATCTATTTTCTGGCGGAACGCCCTGTCCTGCGCTTTGGCGAACTGCGCCGCTGCCTGCCCGAGGTCAGCGAACGCATGCTGGTCAAGCAGCTTCGAGAACTTGAGCATGACGGCATCATTCACCGGGAAGCCTACGGAACCGTTCCGCCGCGCGTGGAATACTCACTGACGCCCATAGGCGTATCGCTCATCCCCATCATGCGCTCCTTGCGCGCCTGGGGCGACGGCTATGACGAAAAATTGCGGGGATTGGCCAAAAACCCGGAAAAAAACGCCGCCGCGACGTAA